The DNA region CTGATGTTCCCACACCCGGCCTTTACAACGCCATTGGCTGGGATTATCGCGACATACGTGCGGGTCGGCATCATAGATATCCCGTTTACTGGCACGCACACGATACTGCTGCATTCTCGCCATGTGCTGTTTCAGGTAGCGCCGACCAAACAGACTCAATGCTAACAACAGCCCAGCACCCGCCAGTAACACTAATGGCAGTATCAGCAGTGCCAGACAAAAAACCAGCGCGCTTAGCAGTGTGCCAATAATCGCAACAACACCGGACTTATGCTGCCACACAAACAAACGGGACATAACGGCTCCTGTGATTTCACGGTGCATGGATTGACCCGTAACGGGCTACTATTGGTCACCGTGAATTAAATAACCGTGGGCATTATGTCCAACGACATCTTAAGGAAGTATTAAAATTTGGTGAAAGTTACCGATATTTTGCGGAAAATGTCGTACAGATTGTGTACTGGTATCCACGGTAACTGTTTACGGATTGGGCAATCAGGCTGGCATGACAAATTAACATTGTGAAATTCCGCCCAGATCACGGCATTCAGACGCTAACGCTTTTCTAATGTGCGCGCACCACAACGAGATCTGGTGTGTCAGGGCTGCCAGCACATTGCTTTGCAGGGGAGCTATGCAGGAAATTCCTGAAGCTGGCAGCTTTCTGTCTTTTGCTATCTGACTAGCGAGCAACGTGCTGTTGAAAATGCGCGAGTGCAAACTGTTGTGGGTGTAGCGGGTAACCAAAGAAGAAGCCCTGAGCCTGGCCTTCCCCATATTCAACAATATTGCTTTTTGCTGTTCGGTTTCTATCCCTTCCACCACATAAGATAATTCTAGCGCTTGGCTTAACTGAACGATGGCATGGCATAACTTGCGGCCACGGGAGTTATCCAGTTGGCAAACAAATTCCCGGTCAATCTTCAAGCCATCGATTGGCATATTACCCAACCGGCTCAGTGACGAGAAACCTGTACCGAAATCGTCTATGGTGACTTTTAGTCCCAAATTGTGGAGTTTTTCTAATGTCTGTCGCGCTTGTTGGGGATAATGCAACAGGGCGGATTCCGTGATTTCCAGCGCTAGCGCGTCAGCAGGTAATCCGGCACTTTTCAGCGCCTTTTTAACCTGGCTGATAAAATCAAGATGCTCTAGTTGCATGGGGGATACATTCACTGAAATAGTGAAGTCAGGATGATCATGTTTGCGCCACATGGCCGCCTGATAACAGGCTTGTTCCAGCACCCAGTTGCCCACACTGACAATCAACCCGGTTTCTTCCAACAATGGTACGAAATCAGCGGCTTCCAGTAACTCATGCGGTGTTTTTTGCCAGCGTAATAGCGCTTCCGCGCCCAGTAAGTGGTTATCTTTCAACTGCACAATGGGCTGATAGTAGATGCTGAACTGCCCCAAGCTCATGGCGTGGCGCAAATCGCCCAGCAGTTTTAGCCGATGTTCGGCTGCGTCGCTCATGCTCTTATCATAAAACATGATGTGGTCAGCGCTGCGTTTGGCGCAGTACATGGCAGTATCCGCTTGGCTCAGTAGCTGTGACGAGTTGATCTGTTCGCCATCAAACAGGCTGATCCCTATGCTGGTGCCGAGGTAAAATTTCTGGCCTTCCAGCTCAAACGGCGTGTCGAACAGTTTGACTATCTGATCGGCGAACCAACGGATCTCTTTGCGGCTCTCGCATTCGGTCAGAATTAGCGTGAATTCATCACCACCCATACGGGCGATGTCGGCCATTTCAATGCAACCTGCTTCGAGTCTTGCCGCAACCAGTTGCAGAATCCGGTCTCCCATCGAATGACCAAAACAGTCATTGACGTGTTTGAAGCCGTTGAGATCCAGAAACATCAGTGCGCCTAAGCGCCCGTTATCGGCGTGTTTATGGTTAAATTCCAGCGCTTCATTCAGCAGCTTTTTCATATGACGACGATTGGGCAGGCCGGTAAGGACATCATACATTGCCTGTTCGGTGAGGCGGCTTTCCAAGCGCTTACGGTCGCTGATATCACTGAAAATCGTCACCAAATAGGGTTTGCCATCGGCGATGATACGGCGGCTGCTTTGCCAAGCCGAAAATTGGCTGCCATCGGCTTTTTGCTTGAACATTTCCCCCTGCCAAAAGTCGCGTTCCTTCAGGGCGGCACTGCATTCTTGCTGGTGAATATCGTCTGTGACTTCCAGCACCTCCAGCGACTTACCCAGCAGTTGCGCCGTGCTGTATCCTGACAGCCGACACAAGGCTTTATTGGCAGCTAGGATGAGATTGTGCTCATCGGTGATGGCAACGGCTTCGGCACTCTCTTCTAGAATACCGGACAGAACCCCGCGTGGAATTGCTGCAAACTCATCAGTACGACGTTGTCGCGGTTGGCTGCGGCGATCCAAGTGTTGAAACCGTGCCAGCACTAAGACATCGTCATTTAATTTAACGGGATACAGATAAAGGCGGGTGGGCAGTTCTTTACCGTTGCGATTTAGGTGTAGCCATTCCTGCATTTGAGGTTTGTCGGCAGCGGCTTCAAATAAACGCCGTGCCTGCTCAATGCTGCTCTGACCATTGAGTTGCAGCCGAGGGGCAAAATCATATAATGCAGCATTCAGGATTTCGGTACGTAAACAAGCAAAGTAGTCTAGCGCAGCCTGATTGGCGGCAATGATGGTGGCATTACGGAATAGCGCCAGCGGAGTCTCATGCGGTTGCTTCTGCCAGATCTTCAACTGCGGTTGCAATGCGGCATCCACCTGCAATTGCGCCAATTTTTGTGTCCAATCCATCATCCGCGCTGCTCCGCTGCTGTCCCGCCTACGGGAGACATCCTTATGCCGCTTGTCTATTTTCTGGGTAGCAAAAAATAAACAGTTTTGGCGCATTCCTCAATCAAATTTTTGATTTATTGCAAAAAGATCATTATTACTTATCCAAGCGCAAAGTTGTGTGACTATGATTGTCAGATAACGAGTTTTTGTCGGAGTGACAAGATGCGTGAATCATTATTAGGCGTGTTGCTGCTGTTGCCGGGGTTGGTTGCCGCGGCAGAACTGAGTCAGGTTGGGCAAAAGGCGGCGGAACAAGCAAGTAAAGTCGCGCAGCAAACTGAGGCGGCGCAGTTGCAGAAAGCCCGCGCCGCCGCGAATGAAACCGCGACTCGGGAACAAGCAGTGCTGATGCGGCAACAGCCAGAACCGTGGGAACAGGCTGAGCGCCAAAAAGCGCAACAGCAGTTTGATGAGCGTGGGCAACGGGAAGCCAAATACTTGCAGCAAGCCAAAGAGGCGGCCGCTAAGGATCATAAAATGGAAGCGCCTAAGATGAAACTTATCAAACGTAAGAAAGTGGATGATTAATGACGGTGTTTACACGCTTGTTTACAAAAAGCACCTGCTTGTAACAGCGATGAACTTGCCATTCTGACATCGGCACCACAAGATACCTGAGAATACTTATCTCAGGAGCACCCCATGAAGCGTCAGCTGACCGCTTTGCTGTTGTCCTTTGGCCTGTGCAGTGCCGCGACAGTAGAAGCGACCACCGCCAAAGATATTCAGAGTTTTACTCTGGCGAATGGCATGAAAATTATGGTGTTGGAGGATCCTTCCATTCCCAATGCCAATATGTATCTATTCTGGAAGGTCGGTTCCCGCAATGAACGGCCCGGCATTACCGGTATCTCGCATTTTTCGAACACATGATGTTTAATGGCTCCAAACATTACGGGCCAAAGATGTTTGACCGTACGATGGAAGCCGCTGGTGGCGCGAACAATGCCTACACCACTGAAAATGTGACGGTATATACCGACTGGTTCCCAGCCAACGCGCTAGAAACCATCTTTAAGCTGGAAGCCGATCGTATTGCCAATCTGGATATTGATCCGAAAATGGTGGCCAGCGAACGTGGTGTTGTTGCTTCTGAACGTACTACCGGGCTGGAAAACTCTAACTGGCCAGGCACTGCAAGGCCCCGTTAAAGGTGTTGCATTTTTAGCGCATCCCTATAGCTGGCCGGTGATTGGGCATGAATCTGACATCGCGGCTTGGACGCAACAAGA from Shewanella dokdonensis includes:
- a CDS encoding putative bifunctional diguanylate cyclase/phosphodiesterase — protein: MMDWTQKLAQLQVDAALQPQLKIWQKQPHETPLALFRNATIIAANQAALDYFACLRTEILNAALYDFAPRLQLNGQSSIEQARRLFEAAADKPQMQEWLHLNRNGKELPTRLYLYPVKLNDDVLVLARFQHLDRRSQPRQRRTDEFAAIPRGVLSGILEESAEAVAITDEHNLILAANKALCRLSGYSTAQLLGKSLEVLEVTDDIHQQECSAALKERDFWQGEMFKQKADGSQFSAWQSSRRIIADGKPYLVTIFSDISDRKRLESRLTEQAMYDVLTGLPNRRHMKKLLNEALEFNHKHADNGRLGALMFLDLNGFKHVNDCFGHSMGDRILQLVAARLEAGCIEMADIARMGGDEFTLILTECESRKEIRWFADQIVKLFDTPFELEGQKFYLGTSIGISLFDGEQINSSQLLSQADTAMYCAKRSADHIMFYDKSMSDAAEHRLKLLGDLRHAMSLGQFSIYYQPIVQLKDNHLLGAEALLRWQKTPHELLEAADFVPLLEETGLIVSVGNWVLEQACYQAAMWRKHDHPDFTISVNVSPMQLEHLDFISQVKKALKSAGLPADALALEITESALLHYPQQARQTLEKLHNLGLKVTIDDFGTGFSSLSRLGNMPIDGLKIDREFVCQLDNSRGRKLCHAIVQLSQALELSYVVEGIETEQQKAILLNMGKARLRASSLVTRYTHNSLHSRIFNSTLLASQIAKDRKLPASGISCIAPLQSNVLAALTHQISLWCAHIRKALASECRDLGGISQC